ATATCGCTGGAAATCTCGCTCGAACAATCTAGGTATTTCGCCTATGTCGATAAAAATAGGTTTCGTATGAATAGAATCAGTTTTAACGATCGATTCGCGAACGTTACAAGAGACAGACGCTTCGGCGTCGCTGTTCGAACATTCTTACGTAaacatcaaataatattagcgCAGGGGGGCGGAAGGGAGGGTAAGGAacggagggaaagagagggaaatcCTGGAACGAAATTGCGAAATGGTAAAATTGAACAACCCATTATAATGCAAACGATATATTGTACGTGTATTTGGGAGAAGAGTCCGGTGGATTCGATCTTCGatcttttctaataaaaatcgtCTGTCGTCTCTAAACTCGACGCTCGATAGATTTACGGGTTCCAATCACTGTTGGTTATcgataataagtataaaaatacattctctcttttctttcgtattttcCACTTATTACGACTTGTTATTACTTGTCGAATCTCTCTTGAGAATTTgcttgttaaaaaagaaagaaaaatgcaaattgcTTCGTCGACaaaattaacgaaacgaaattagcTATCCGTCCGCGTCGAATCGAGTCGAAACGATCGAACCGTTTTTATTCGATGATGCAGTACGTAGAATCTGGAATAAAAATCGAGTACAAAAGTTTTCCATTTACACgccgcgtatatatatatatacataaatatattctatacgaGGCATTCGAACCTGCAGTTTCTGAGACAATCCAGTCTATGTAAGCACCGACCCTGGTATTTACACCACCGGTGTCGCCACAACCGATACCCATACTTATGATTCCCACCACGACGAAACGCTTGGTCGTAGGGTTTTGCCAGAGAACCGGTCCCCCGCTATCCATCTGTTTAATCACGAAATTTCTTACgttcctctcctttctttctctacaAAATTTACCAAACCTCGCTTTACCTGACACGCGTCCTTGTCCTTCGCGTAGGTACACATCTGTCGAGGCGTTAGATCCGGATAAAATTTGGAGCATTGGAGGTTAGTGAGCACGCTCACCGTAACTTTTTGCAAAATGTCGGAGGGCGGGCCACCGAAACTCGTAGTGCCCCAGCCTTACATCACGCACAACATGTTTACGTTAGACGCGTTTCCACCAACATTTGACAATTGCTTACCCAATAATTGAACGAAGGAGCCGGCGAAAGTGTCGGGCGAGTGTTGGAACGGCAGACAGGCCGGGCCAACCTGGTTCCCGAACTCCATCTTCGTCCTCGTTTTCAACAGGGCAACGTCGTTGAAATTGTCGTGGGCGTAATTCGGATGCACGATCACCTTGCCCACCCGATAGAGCATGGTCGCGTTCGTGTCCGTCCCTTCATTGCacgatttcaaatttctacgTGTTCCCAATTATTTCATATCCGTTTCTACGTACCCGAACTAATATCGTGATCGCCGACCAACACGCCTAGTCTCGAGTAATTCCTGTTCGTCATGCAATGCGCAGCTGTCAACACGTACCTCACGGATATTATGGTGGATCCGCAAAACACGGAGCGCTCGTCGGCGTCCACGATGCCTGCCATCATGGGGAACTCGTTCACTCCCGTGTCTGTCCCTCCCACGATCCTTGACTACAAGGAAACAAGCGAAATTCTGAATACATTCGTGGATCGAGGGGGATACGTACGGGATTGTTCCATCCGCACTGGCAATTGGTGGAATCCTGCGGCCTCTTCACGGCGCGAATCTCGCAGAGGAAACGGCCGCCCTGCGACCATACAGGCGACGACAGCGCCACGACCATCGAGCTCGACGAGGATACCACGCTGAACCCTCCGTTGCCGCAATAACGATGCGACGTGGTGGAATTGATTTGCACTGTTAAACTGTCTTGAAAGCAGTTGTAACTCTGACGGAgagagttttttattttttgagatggttaaaattaaatattaagtcggacgaaaaatttttccaatcttaCCCATGGCAACTGGAAGTCGGTACAAGTCAAATTCACCCGGTAGTCGCTGGTGACGGTCCACACGCACGACTCTGATCCGCGATAAGAATACGGGTAATTGGGGTTGTAGATGTAATACGTGGTGCCGGGAATTAGATTTTGATTGTAGTTGCACTGCCCCTTAATCAATTTGCCCGAAAACATGATCGAGCCGCAGAATATCAACAGAGCCGCTGTAACTTgggggaaaaagagaagagaaaaaatttgccTCGAAAATGAGAATTGGGAGGAAATTGCATTGAGCATAAATCGTCGACAGAATTTAAAAGGAATGTTCGATGAATTCGAGAATTGTAATCTACGttacattttctatttatataacgaTGTAATAAAACAGGCACGATAAGAAGtgttaatttgtatatagtttttttttagaatcgttCAAAATTTCACGGTGTATGTATGTACCTTTTGTCATAATATCCCGAAACGTTGTTGTATCGTTTACGAGAGCCATGATGCTCCGATCAACAATATTGCTACGGTGTTggcaagaagaaaaatttcggaAGCACTGTAACGACCATCTGCTCGCCTTTGCCTACGTTTCGAGGTTTTTATCCGTAATCGCGAAGACGAAAAGCTATATAATTTCACCGGTATTATCATTATACCAGTCGTCTTATCAAAGGTAGTTTCAACCTCGAgaataaaaatggattttaCGATAGCAAATacctataattttaatattttcgtaatcGTTACGAAAAAATTGCTACGAACGAAAATCTCTCGTTGTTGATATTCGGCGCGCGGATTCTCTATTCCTTTTGTGTCTTTTAATTAAGTGATAATAATCGTTTCCAAGATTAAAACAATTACTCATTAGATTAGATTCCATAACAAACATCTAAAGATATCTAaagataattcttaaattaaattggaaattctACACGATACGacattttaagatatatcaatcaataattaaaaatattaatatcaatatattcgataaagtaattattattatttgatatttttaaaatatttcagaaaatattttattttttcattaacatacattcattaaattacaatgaaaatttatcattgcaattattatttatctcttgCAAGCattcttcgatcgattatcTCGTGtacttatagatattatttgaaaataataaatgttattgtattatcattattaataaaataattaaaataattaaaatttttttccttttcttttttatcattatcacaCGCATATACATACAcgcatatgtataattaattattatcaacttTTCAATAaccttttcaataataattttatgcatgattataaatatataattttttaaaaagtaaaaaaatgtataaaaaaaagatatgaatattttactattaatcattgctaatttccatttttctatttttattttttaaaaaaattaatgcgtAAATGTTATTGATAGCGATTAAAaagttgataatattaatataaattaaaacaactgTTTAaccaaaaacatttttcttgtaatatttctttttttaatcggaATAGATATAGGTAAAAAGATATAGgttattcttcaaataatcAACAACgatattactactattaaaaaaaaaatcattattcagTTTTATcaagttaatttatttacattaattacatttattacattattacgtttaatacaaaaaacaaaaaatatattttcattatatataaagttttcatcgataatatatattattatataataagttattagaaaatattttattgaaacaattattttgaaatgaagaCGGAAAACATCAATTGTAATCTACttgtttttttcgaattttataccTTCGAATCGCTTTAGCAAATAAGCAGAAAGATAAAAACAGATGGATTAGAATAGAAccgaaaattgaattaaacgcCATCTAGTATTAGTATATTAAGTACGTATCTAGTTACTATGACGATGAATGGGATACAAATgtggaaattaataaaaatatgcagtgatatacaaatatatgtatgcatattttgtttaagtaaatttgtgatattattACTGTGCGAAGTTGGTTAATTTATTcgctaatttaaatattttgattagtttcgaatgaatgattttataaactatatcttaaactacaaaaaaagaaaaagcaatgGCCAGTGTTAATACTAGTATTGaacaagagagaaaaaaggtaattattattacctttgatacaaatatattatatattacatttgtaaataaaatgagaGGTTATGTTAGTTTTTCGAATGATCTTaacctcgttttttttttatacaatagcATAGTCACAGAAGAGCAACAAGTGTTAAAAGCAATCAAGATACAACTTTTATACCGGTATATCG
The DNA window shown above is from Apis cerana isolate GH-2021 linkage group LG4, AcerK_1.0, whole genome shotgun sequence and carries:
- the LOC107993933 gene encoding venom serine protease 34 isoform X2, whose protein sequence is MALVNDTTTFRDIMTKVTAALLIFCGSIMFSGKLIKGQCNYNQNLIPGTTYYIYNPNYPYSYRGSESCVWTVTSDYRVNLTCTDFQLPWSYNCFQDSLTVQINSTTSHRYCGNGGFSVVSSSSSMVVALSSPVWSQGGRFLCEIRAVKRPQDSTNCQCGWNNPSRIVGGTDTGVNEFPMMAGIVDADERSVFCGSTIISVRYVLTAAHCMTNRNYSRLGVLVGDHDISSGTDTNATMLYRVGKVIVHPNYAHDNFNDVALLKTRTKMEFGNQVGPACLPFQHSPDTFAGSFVQLLGWGTTSFGGPPSDILQKVTVSVLTNLQCSKFYPDLTPRQMCTYAKDKDACQMDSGGPVLWQNPTTKRFVVVGIISMGIGCGDTGGVNTRVGAYIDWIVSETADSTYCIIE
- the LOC107993933 gene encoding venom serine protease 34 isoform X1, translating into MALVNDTTTFRDIMTKVTAALLIFCGSIMFSGKLIKGQCNYNQNLIPGTTYYIYNPNYPYSYRGSESCVWTVTSDYRVNLTCTDFQLPWSYNCFQDSLTVQINSTTSHRYCGNGGFSVVSSSSSMVVALSSPVWSQGGRFLCEIRAVKRPQDSTNCQCGWNNPSRIVGGTDTGVNEFPMMAGIVDADERSVFCGSTIISVRYVLTAAHCMTNRNYSRLGVLVGDHDISSGTDTNATMLYRVGKVIVHPNYAHDNFNDVALLKTRTKMEFGNQVGPACLPFQHSPDTFAGSFVQLLGWGTTSFGGPPSDILQKVTVSVLTNLQCSKFYPDLTPRQMCTYAKDKDACQMDSGGPVLWQNPTTKRFVVVGIISMGIGCGDTGGVNTRVGAYIDWIVSETAGSNASYRIYLCIYIYTRRVNGKLLYSIFIPDSTYCIIE